In Hemicordylus capensis ecotype Gifberg chromosome 3, rHemCap1.1.pri, whole genome shotgun sequence, one DNA window encodes the following:
- the LOC128350122 gene encoding synaptotagmin-like protein 2, translated as MAGRKTPPSGEVHIWVKDTKDLPQLRPSGVGSFVKCYVLPDTSKKSYQKTRIVQRDSNPVFNHTIVYDGFHTEDLKDACVELTVWDHEKLTNHFLGGIQLGLGTGNNEALSPHSSFDMKHVLLAQKI; from the exons ATGGCAGGTCGAAAGACCCCTCCGTCTGGGGAGGTCCATATCTGGGTCAAGGACACCAAAGATCTGCCCCAGTTACGTCCCTCCGGAGTGGGCTCCTTTGTGAAATG CTACGTTCTTCCAGACACCAGTAAAAAGAGCTACCAGAAGACCCGCATTGTCCAGAGGGACTCCAACCCGGTGTTTAACCACACCATCGTGTACGACGGCTTTCATACAGAAGATCTGAAGGATGCCTGTGTCGAGCTGACCGTCTGGGATCATGAGAAACTGACCAATCACTTTCTGGGAGGGATCCAGCTGGGACTTGGGACAGGTAATAACGAGGCCCTTTCGCCTCATTCCAGTTTCGACATGAAACATGTTCTCCTTGCCCAGAAAATATAA